TTATCTAAcaagagctatataatgtaagagaccctccaggGAGAGGGGATCAGAAAATCTGGAGAGAACACACTGTAGCAACAAGAACTGAAATTACATCTAAGTCCAAAAGAATTATATTCAAGAATCATTCTCCTCAGACTTTACTGAGAAAGGATTTCCTTGCTTAGAATTTGCCTTTCTTTGCTTTCTAAGTATCTTTAATCCACTGTGCGCATTGCCTGATCTATTGAAGCCTagcttttaagcccactctttacaaaattattgtgttgggctctttgggcctgaATCTTTCTACCCTTTGGGCTTAGGAACCAAAACCACgtccttacaattattattaagGATTGATATTAAAAGTTGCTTTTTTAACTCACAATCTCGACCATTGAGAGTTATCGCACTCAATCTCAATCCAAATTATTATAGTCATTGAGTTGCTTAAAACACCATAAGAAACTTTAATTTGTTATGACTTTATGCGTTTATCTCATAAATAAATCCTTGAagatccaaatatatatataatccatcaaaaaagaagatgagaaaaaCCGCTCTAAActtttattattcaaataaagACCGTCGAAGAGATAATAATCATTAATATATACTAAATTCTAGGGATGGTTAGATCCTAATTTGTGTTTAGGATGAAATTATgctagaaaataagaaaaattatcaaaaaaatcaaaattgagagaattacataataaaatactACAATCTCTTGAACATTGCAGtgtaattaatttataaattataataccatagcgcacccttggtgcgatggtcactccacaagtacaaATACTTATGGAGTGTAGGGGGTAAGGGCCgagattcaagtctctagaagggagattcacacacatatacacttagattaggctagagtagaaattctatcttgtaaaaaaaaaaaaaaaaaaaaaaaaccttataaattataatgataAATCTATTCAAGGAAAATTTATATGGTTCATTCAACATCACTTACCCCACTCCTATAAAAAAGACATCACAAGATTAATATAAAGtgtaataaaagtttttttaaatttaatttttttaatttttaatttttttgttgagaaactaGCTAGATTGGGAAGCCAGACTAGGCATTTATtgaacaaacaaatgaaaaagggtaaattgcaaaataCACCCCTAATGTTTGGTGTTACTTGGATTTTACACCTCAAAGTTcgaaaaattggattttgcaCCCTAAAGTTTACTTCCGTTAGCAAAATCAGACCCTCCGTTAGTGGTTTGCTGATGTGTCTGTTAAGTGCCACATCATATTGTGATGTTTGCCAGTTGGAACAATTAAATAGTGACATGTGTTATTAACTATTTAATGTctttaactaaaattaaaataaatctatatatatatatatatatatatatattttttatagcaTTTCTGATTTTTAGGTTATTCGAAATTTCctcaagaaaatcaagaatCTCTTTCCAAAGAAACACTGAAAAATGACAACGCGATGCAAAAATCCAAATGAATCTAGCCATaaacaaataggaaaaaaaatcccaGCATTTTCTGGGTgaccaaacaaaaaattttcccaAGAAACCCAACACAATAATTAATGAGCAGAACCAACAACCAAAATAcgtaaaatacaatattttggGCATTCAAGATTTTCTACCTaaacaaacactaaaaaaattacaaatcaaattaaaaacccattctaaaacacacaaacaattTCAATAGGGCACATATCAAAACCCATGGATCTACAAGCTCTCTTTCCCAAACCCAAATGAAATTCTCAAGCTTTCATAACCTAATCACCAAATCAACCAAAGGAtaagacaaagagagagagagagaaatcgaCGGCCATCAATGGTGGAGACCCTGTTGACTTGTGTTGCCGTGTATGGTGACTATACTCGTGAGGTTTCGGCATGGCTGAGCTTGAGAGAGAATTAGGCTTAGGAGAGGGAAACCTGcgagattagagagagagagagagagagagagatccatCCTTCTATGGCTCGCGGTGGTCGTTGGTAGCTACTGAGGTTTGGTTGCATGAAACTTGGCCACCACCACTCGATCTGCTCCATTGCTGGCTTAATCTCCTtttcactctctcttcctctgtcTCTGATGAACACATCAGTTTGTGGtttattgatatttttgttggtttgatTGTTGCTATGTGAGAAGTACTTGAAGTTCATAAAATTTGAATGAACATTTTCTAATATCTTCTCTAGCTACCAACAATGGCTTAAGTTTAATGGAAGGGAAGAAGACATTAAGAAAGTGAATAATTCCCATGAGAAACCTAGCATGATAGTTGATAaggaaatttaattattttatttaaaaaaagtttttatttaattaattttaaaaaagtttttattttatttatttaaagttttaagtTATTTATCTGATGTGGATTTATTATATCCATGTTTCATATTTTAATTGGATCAACTAGTACACTTCATCAGCTTATGTGGCACTTAATAGACATGTCAACAACCCACTAACGGAGGGGCTAATTTTGCTAACGGAAGTAaactttagagtgtaaaatccaatttatcaaattttagggtataaaatccaaacaaccccaAATGTTAGGAGTGTATTTAGCAATTTAcccaatgaaaaattatgaaacatCATCAAAGTTAAGTATAGATACTTAATTGCACTGTATTAGCGTTTGATAAATCACAAAATTGGTTCAATTTCGATAGGATTGAACAAAAAGCAAAACTGATTCAATCTGAAAATAGTTTTACTTTATATCAAATTCGTTTAGCATCATCAaaactatgaatttttttaagggaatataTAAGTATAACTAGTCCAATTATGAACCagctttttaaataaaaaaattattaacccaaaaaacaagTAATGCTGCTCACCAAAGGTGCACGTTGCTTTCCGACAAGTTTAGAGAAAGTTTACAAATAAACAACACATAATCTTTTTGGTAACTTTGATAGACCACGTGAAAGTAACGTTAATAGCAAAAAGAATTCAtcatgttattaaaaaaattaaatgtatcAATTATTACATTTTCAGTTGAACCAAACCAGCGGAGTCTAAGCTCGACATTTTCCATTCCATGATCCTAAGTCCTTCAAACTCTGATAGATGAAGAGGGTATTTAATCCCAAAAGCCTTATCCAAAataatgaaagagaaaaaaacggATTAGAAGACCACAATAatctttcactctctttttctaAACCAACGATTTATTGAAACAAACTTGTTTCAGAAActtaaaaacacacacaccaaacccaaaaccccagATATTACATCAGCATTTCGTTGAAGGAAGATTGGTTTGGGTTCCGGCCCGCCTGTCAGAACCCGGCCCGGAGGACCCACAGGACTTCTTAAAAGCCTGACTCCTGAAAATCACATACCCCACGGCGTGTCCAGCGACGGCGACAAGAAAAACGCCGCCGTTAAACGACATCACGGCGAGCATCACCATGTAAGTCAGCCCAGAACGGAGCGTATAGATTGCCGTTTGCACCAGCCCTGCTGTGACGTTGTTTGTCCCAGGCTTTACAAGGTTGCAATAAGAGAGCCACTCAACGAGCACAGCTAGAACAAAGACAAAAATCAAGGCTAAAGCGTACATACCCGAGTCATTTCCGGGCCAACCCGGAAAAAGGATCTCGGTTTTGTGGCCCCAGAAGAAGGTCATCATACCTTGATGGTGCGAGTGAGCAGCGCGAGTGGCAGCATTGTAAGGTTTGAATTCGTTATGCAACGAGGTTTCCATGGTTATATGAAATTGTACTTAACACTGAAATTGTAAGCAAAGAGAGAGTCTGTGTGAGTTTAAGATTTAAGGAGCACAAAAGAGGGAACAGAATTTTTCAACAATTCACGCACTTCGTACACGGACGTGTTGGTTACTTTCTGGGGTTAGTGTTACTTGGACAAGACAACAAATAAGGTGGGATAGCGGAATGAGTGTGATTGTTGTGCGCGTGGGATAGGGTTTGTGGTTCTTCACAAATGTGCTATGACTCATTTCCAAGCAATTCCTGCACCAAAGTGATCAGTTTTCGTCtgcaaaataaaacaaaaggggAAGAAAGTGAAGAGATTCTAAATCTTATATCAAGCAATATGGGTCTTTatcagttaaaaaaagaaaaaagtatagaatagaatagaattttcttcattttaatgGAACTGGGGAGTCGGTAAGCCCATGCATGTAGAGTGATTGGCACGTGGAAAATGAGCACAGATGTTACAGTTTGCATGTAGCTACTAGGGCCTGTCGTGTTGTGAGCTTGGAATTAGATAACAGcttaaaaagacaaagaaaacaTGGGCCGAGTGCATTAGCCTATTATACAACAGTGGTCTAACTACAAATCCAGCCCATGGTCTGTCTTGTTTTAGAGTGCTTTCGGGTTTCGGCCCGATTATTTGTCCCTAAAGCAGAATGAATGGCACTTTGGCAGCCATTTTGAAGaagaatatttttagaaacacaaATTATATCACAATtattttgtcacaattttgaGGTGGTAAATTGTGAGTTATTAACTATTAATTACACATGAATTTATAGGTGAAGCTAAGGAACCATGACCCCCCTAGcttttaaatcataaaaagtacaaattatagaaaaatatagTTATTGGCCCCACAGATTTTAGAAATTAAGCCTTTAACATCTCAATCCTTTTGAATTAGTCCAAAACACAAGTTTTATACATTGTGCAATTGTTTGAGTTTAGATAGctcctaaataatttttttatatttagctTGTCCTCTTGGAAAAATTTTTTAGGTCCGCCATTGCATGGacctataattttttctttactattcACATTGCCACATTACACTTCTAACAagaagttgtgaaaatttttatgatcctagactttttctttcaataatCCGTTATTTGGCTTTCACAGCAATTTCACGAAAGGATCATCCGGCACCGTTTTGCAATATAAAACAGGAAAGAGATTGGAAATGTCCACGCATTATTGTTAAGTGACTCACAAGATCAGATCAGCAGGCGCTTCAACAAACTCAACAAGAGGTCAATTAAACACTCACAATTAAGTGTAATTCACTTCGGCAATCCAATGGCAATTATGGACGTGTAAATCAAGGACTAATTCCAGCTGTGATTGGTTATAAACGTAATGCAAAAACCGTTTGACACTGTGCAATGTCTAGTttgttagagcatctccaacaatttcttcaaattttgttaCTATTTGGTGAGTAAacagtgacttttaccttttatcTACTCACTTTATAAAATACACTTTCCAATagattctttatattttctctattccattaaaatattatttctttattattttttaattctttttttattcatgcTGGCACAAAAAAGTtagctttgtaattttttaatgtgataAATTCTTTTCCTAATCTACAGTAACTCATCAAACTTGATGAGTTACTGTTCATGAGCAAAAAACTTTTTGAGATATAGAGAGACTGTTGGAGTAATAAATTATGGTTTCATTCTCCATTATAGAAAGAATTTTGGATTTAGTTACACTATTGGAAATGCTTTTAGGAAGTTAGTTTTTTTGGTTAGTTATACTGCTCTGCTTTTGTACATGAGGAACAAAGCTTAGTTGTTGTAATtattctcttcatttttcttactcattcaataaaattatagagTGAGATTCTCAAAGTgagaaaaggagagaaatttAACACACCCCATATAAAAGCATTAACAATGAACTCAAcgaacactatatatatatgaatttcagttagttcaattggtaaagtctttggtggttgtataagagatctaaggTTCAATTTctgcttacaccaaaaatttaTTGGTGTTTTGGTCGATGATAAAAGAGTTATCAGTAAGAGCAAAAGATTTTTTCATAGAGTTATCAAAGGGTTCAATTGCATATTAGTAAATTGCATGGAATATGGTCCTCTCAAAATTACAATGATGTGACACatgattttttcattaaatGAACCTAAGATGAAAGTAATTTGTAAAATCATATTATCAAATGTGGGATTCAGATTATAGGACTTACTAACTtagtttgttattatttttgtaattgacaTTAATAacatgagtttttatttttataaatctaGCTGATGGCTTGAATGTAATATTTATGTTAattatagccaaaaaaaaaaaaaatctgataataaattttagttgacacaatgttatttatttattattattatgtccaatatttgattttcttacaAGCAAGTCATTTTGTATATCCAAGCAATAAAATATAGTGGAAAttagaaacataattttttttagtactttcagcaaaaagtaatcgttttattttatttttcatttatcttttttctATCATAGTTCTACAAACCATAAAACTCAATCTACATTTAGAGGGGGTTTGGATAGCATTGAAACTGCGTTTATGTTttctacgttttttttttttttttttttttttttcttcagcctgcatttgttgacttttccaCGGTGAATAGTACATCCGaacactgttcatggacccacaaattccatttttcagcaactttttcattaaaaatgggtcccatggcactattcatacatataaaaattattttgctacagtattttcagttttcagtttcagcaaaataagttctattcaAACAAATCCttaatcaggaaaaaaaaaaagttgttccAATAAACAACCGTCTCAATTATGATGGCAGAAGAATTCAAGTCATGAAAAGTTGTGTAATATGAGAAGGAAGTCCctgacaaataaaaaaaaaaccattttaattGGTAAGTTTTGTCAATCAAATTTTGTAGACGTATTTTGCCTTCTATATTCCTATGGCAAGGTAGGATTTCTTTATAAAAGACTCTTAAGACCTGGGACTAATCCCACTTGACAAGGGTTGATGATTATATGAAGAAAGAAACAAGTATGGTTTGATCTGTTGCACAAGCTGATAGGccagtgtaaggttgaatttattcaaccatctaattggctttattccgtgccaaatttgcttgtaattcagcatttagtaaccctgtatttaggtgggattgctgtaagggtagtgagtgagatagagtgaagattgctcaagagtgtgcaagaaaacagagtgtcgcggctgggactcgcgggtggactcgcggctgtaagccgccagaagctgcacacgtgccaagcgtgctggaagatgaacagtcatgctagctggagcactacaggacaaaacaggacaactggccatacggttaactcgcgactggatctcgcgacttggtcaagccgcgaggtcaagccgcgagccacccctgttttggaaaaacctgacgtttcacattcctcttcactccagtataaatacccttttaacccacgattgaaagagagcttccagagagaattttgagagagaaaccctaaagaaaaaccagattgttttacccacaatctataccttagagtctcttcagattccctcactctcttcctctccattgtcaaaaccttgagaggcattataccaaacctggttctcaccattatcatctctgtgagacagtcgtttggagttctgggaagcagttaggaaggagccaatcttcattggttgatgctacggtgtagtagcggaatccgggaagctagaaaagaaaaaggttcggcgcaacctcgttggagcaagaagcttggagggcttaggtgcactgggtagattaggcttggagggtctattgctgtccttgtatcccaactgtattttctagtggattgattaccgcttggagggcggcggagaggtttttcgccgaggtcttcggtttcctcttcgataacacatcgcgtgttgtctttgtgtttgcatctttcttcctctctatctttgcctttattttatctgctgtggttttattttgttatggcttagatagttgtttaaccaatttcatattacagcatgtgttaagtttccgcacacttgttgtttgacatattgcttgatttggttaagttaatttttgggggtctaaacgttcaaaggtgttttgtacacgtttttgaactttcagttggtatcagagcgggtacacttgttgtggtttaaatacctaagtgtgatccttgaccccttgtgtttatttgccatggattgtgctttgtatgcctctttgcatgatttggttggtgatgaatgtaacatgccacgtgtttgtgaaaatgtctctatgagtgctaatcctcataattgtgatgacatgttaattgaatccatgggtgttgttgacaaactcttgaagaaaaatgctaagaagtttcaaaagaatttgagcaagttattttgtgaaaaggatgatttgattgctaagctcaatgaatccaacaaattggttgagaaatataaaaaacttgctgaaatttctcttgaaaagctgaaagagtttgaatgtttgaatatggacttggatgctaaacttgttttgtctaacaaacttgttgatgatcttaaatgtgaaaatgaatttcttaagatgcatgccaagtgtttgattgctgaacccattgataaaatggatgataatatttgttgcaattatgttgtggtacccgattttgtgcctagtgtgtgttctaccttaaaggacaaatcggtgtacattcctccacataaaagaaatcaaaaggtggagagaaaggctgttaagtcaaaaccttcgtttaggtctcaatctaaggctttggatggatctaagtttgttccaacttgccaccattgtggtgtgattggtcatataagacctcaatgtcataagttaaagagggaacaaaaccatgttgctagatccattcccaaaaagcctagtggacctaaacacattgtttgtcaccattgtggtgcctttggtcatcttagacctcattgctctaagtttcaagctcttaagagaatcaaaagaaaagagaaacttgagctttttggaagttgtgctaaaaagagtaaactggatttgagtgaaaatagcatgttgttaaagaaaatgtttaatgctcttaactccttgactatgtgcatctccagttctcattcttccaaccctcgtctcatttctcatgagacactcattccaaacaatcattccgtttggatgaggaagggttcctatggttgagcttttgctcttttggtccttgatctaattctttcgatctttgtaggacccttcatgcattaaatgtcatatcttcatgcattttgtgcatcttgcatttatttgtatgcattgttttgtttttgatcttacttttatatttcagttttgtgtgagtaaaaaatccaaaaccacataaaaagtgaaaaattcaaaaagtttgatcgtatatgtttgagcacatatcacatgtgagtttggccttgtacctttgtacaaatggctttgtgcatttacgagcttagcttgttatttttgcacttatatctttgtgggaaaaatcttgacatctttgtgtgattgttgtaaatcgatcttcaagcttgtcatgaatgattagtcaatagtcatgttggttttgatacatgcgtagacttgtgtttatatctcttcccactcttttatttttattgcttaaagagctcaataaatgtaaatctcaaaatgaaaagagaaaatgagctgcaaaagccgtcgcacatactagtattcgactaggaaaaagggaaagcgacttaaatgaaattgtatgatgcccaaaaagccaaaggcttgttcatcaaattgaaatatcacaaatttcaggcatcgatctcaaaatgagatgttttgattcaaaatgatcaaatgttatgaattataaagaagccaaatgaaaagcttcatcatatgtaatcattttcttgtgggaggtcatatatgttcatttctataattgagatagaccacttgacttagcactagttgtgtatgacttgattgaattgatcattgaagcttcactctagactaaggactattccacatttgatacacacacacacaacacacatgcctaatgttcaatgaatgtcttattcatttgttagattgtacttgtctaaatgtgatgtgtgtgtgctcaatcatatatggttcaatccaaaaagatttttgatcattttatatgtttttggaagtgatttttatcactctttgagtttatgtttagtgtttactttgtttttcaatgtttaaacatgttctggtttgaaaaacaagtgtcagattttttggccactcattttggctacttgcgtgagctgccagcaagctgccagttttggttggtcggtttggcggcttgcaagccgcgagtctaagccgcgagctcagacagagaggtttcgcggctcactcgcgacttggctcgcgactcgccagtcgcgagtcacccagaatcagctttttaaagagctttttcgtgggaaacttgttttaaacctctcccatcctctctaaaacccctctttcaatatttttacatcaaaacccaaccaatttgaatggtttttcaatccattaacatctctaaggtaattataaactcttttcattgattttgatccttagattatgttttggagagttttgtgctcttggttgggattttcatcataggggttgggaaaacttattttttttgtcatttttcttcatgggattggtttcttttgttgatatgcattggatgttggccccttgtggcagtaagaacatgtattaagggtggttttcatgatgttcatgcattgtttcacttttttgtttatagtgtgcatgctaggtgtttgataaaatgcctcttagacattttctcgcttgtttggactccgatgagtaccaaaatttggggtttctcatgtttcctcattaggaacatgtttggttcattggttgtgtattttaacacactttgccccacatgtgcatttttcatgcattgatcatgcattgcacttagccacctcttgcacacacctttgctacccttgtcatgcattggtcttgaccttgctgtttcatcctagcatgtcatgcttaccttatgctttgtagcatgttactttgtcttaggtttgtgcttcattttctcattcatcttgcacccctcatgcatcattagcattgttcataccttcatctcttgccctcgtttcttcttgaccctttgtctattcctgacaaaaagagggagagtatactctagagaatgtttcggagtattttgtcttttctatatgactcttgtgcacatccttagggggaaaaattctatttctcatgcacatttgtagggggagagatattccataggggagatgcatataccaagggggagaagacattgtgttaactagaaaaccttgttctgtttgttttcttgttggctttatggtgctttgtgttatgctttggtgttctcattgcatcatgtttgtgttttggacatgcatatatccctatgttattatacttcattgaatgcatgttcagatgatcatttgctttgctatgtgatcattgtagtcatttctatacttgtcatttattacttgctttaccttgagggtctaatgtggtttgtgcaagtgtttcagggtacaagtataaatatgttccaagtgcatcacagcttctaatcactttgaaggggagaaactttatgcacttttagtttatattgtttaagtttttattcaatataatgggtttgtacccatatgcttatgtaagcttttagggtttatggtttatgcatagtttgtaggctttatggtttgtaccttgcttaagtgcagcctttatactatgtttgaaatcagtactttaatcttaatgttatgcattttggtttatgtactgtcactcttgtgcccttgtaggattgttcctagatgcatatgccatgtgtgctatgcattggttgagtgttgagcatacaagtgtcttgccttgtgcttgttaacttgtatgtccttgtgttcattccaagtgtgaatgagcactgtgatcactaccttgtggtgttcacttggttgatcaagccatggtttgtttattaactccatctttggttgatctcatattgcctgtttcatatgcatttataattttctgcttacaatgatcatggtgtattgttgtgttttaggagtttatgttcatatgattcaagtgcttcacagcttctagagttaggtgtgagtgagttttgttcaactgttcccaactcacatgttaagtctagagtctgttttagggttttgtcacggaatagccaaagggggagattgtaaggttgaatttattcaaacatctaattggctttattccgtgccaaatttgcttgtaattcagcatttagtaaccctgtatttaggtgggattgctgtaagggtagtgagtgagatagagtgaagattgctcaagagtgtgcaagaaaacagagtgtcgcggctgggactcgcgggtggactcgcggctgtaagccgccagaagctgcacacgtgccaagcgtgctggaagatgaacagtcatgctagctggagcactacaggacaaaacaggacaactggccatacggttaactcgcgactggatctcgcgacttggtcaagccgcgaggtcaagccgcgagccacccctgttttggaaaaacctgacgtttcacattcctcttcactccagtataaatacccttttaacccacgattgaaagagagcttccagagagaattttgagagagaaaccctaaagaaaaaccagattgttttacccacaatctataccttagagtctcttcaaattccctcactctcttcctctccattgtcaaaaccttgagaggcattataccaaacctggttctcaccattatcatctctgtgagacaatcgtttggagttctgggaagcagttaggaaggagccaatcttcattggttgatgctacggtgtagtagcggaatccgggaagctagaaaagaaaaaggttcggcgcaacctcgttggagcaagaagcttggagggcttaggtgcactgggtagattaggcttggagggtctattgctgtccttgtatcccaactgtattttctagtggattgattaccgcttggagggcggcggagaggtttttcgccgaggtcttcggtttcctcttcgataacacatcgcgtgttgtctttgtgtttgcatctttcttcctctctatctttgcctttattttatctgctgtggttttattttgttatggcttagatagttgtttaaccaatttcatattacagcatgtgttaagtttccgcacacttgttgtttgacatattgcttgatttggttaagttaatttttgggggtctaaacgttcaaaggtgttttgtacacgtttttgaacttt
The sequence above is drawn from the Quercus robur chromosome 7, dhQueRobu3.1, whole genome shotgun sequence genome and encodes:
- the LOC126692703 gene encoding copper transporter 6-like; amino-acid sequence: METSLHNEFKPYNAATRAAHSHHQGMMTFFWGHKTEILFPGWPGNDSGMYALALIFVFVLAVLVEWLSYCNLVKPGTNNVTAGLVQTAIYTLRSGLTYMVMLAVMSFNGGVFLVAVAGHAVGYVIFRSQAFKKSCGSSGPGSDRRAGTQTNLPSTKC